In Oryza sativa Japonica Group chromosome 2, ASM3414082v1, the following are encoded in one genomic region:
- the LOC4328553 gene encoding gallate 1-beta-glucosyltransferase 84A24, translated as MGEEAAAATVTAAAAAAASGGAPHLLLICFPGQGHVNPMLRLAKRIAAKGLVVTFSSTSAIGAKLVESSGVSVGGDGVPLGGGRIRFEFLEDGFDGSDLDELMRHLGTAGPAAFAELLARQEAAGRPVACVVGNPFIPWAVDVAAAAGILSAVLWVQSCAVFSLYYHRVHGLVEFPPEDDLDARLTLPGLPAMSVADVPSFLLPSNPYMSLTEAIQQQIRTIDKATWVFVNSFTELERDVVDALRGVATSPPPPPLIPVGPLIELEGDAAVRGDMIRAADDCVGWLDEHPPRSVVYASLGSVVVLSAGEVAEMAHGLASTGRPFLWVVRPDSRALLPEGFLDAVAGRGMVVPWSPQEQVLVHPAVACFLTHCGWNSTLETVAAGVPVVAFPQWGDQCTDAMFLVDELGMGVRLRAPLRRGAVRDAVDAAVAGPDAGAMRSSAAAWSAAARAAVAAGGSSDRHVEAFVEEVKARAAKA; from the coding sequence ATGGGCGAGGAAGCCGCGGCGGccacggtgacggcggcggcggcggcggcggcgagcggcggcgcgccgcacCTGCTCCTCATCTGCTTCCCCGGGCAGGGCCACGTCAACCCGATGCTCCGGCTCGCCAAGCGCATCGCGGCGAAGGGCCTCGTCGTGACGTTCTCGTCGACGTCCGCCATCGGCGCCAAGCTCGTGGAGTCGTCCGGCGTgtcggtcggcggcgacggcgtgccgctcggcggcggccggatcaGGTTCGAGTTCTTGGAGGATGGCTTCGACGGGAGCGACCTCGACGAGCTGATGCGGCACCTCGGGACGGCCGGGCCGGCGGCGTTCgccgagctgctcgcgcggcaggaggcggcggggcggccggtGGCGTGCGTCGTCGGGAACCCGTTCATCCCGTGGGcggtcgacgtcgccgccgccgccggcatcctGTCGGCCGTGCTGTGGGTGCAGTCGTGCGCCGTGTTCTCGCTCTACTACCACCGCGTCCACGGCCTCGTCGAGTTCCCCCCCGAGGACGACCTCGACGCGCGGCTCACGCTGCCGGGGCTCCCGGCGATGTCGGTCGCCGACGTGCCGTCCTTCCTCCTCCCGTCGAACCCCTACATGAGCCTCACGGAGGCGATACAGCAGCAGATCCGCACCATCGACAAGGCGACGTGGGTGTTCGTCAACTCCTTCACCGAGCTGGAGCGCGACGTGGTGGACGCGCTCCGCGGCGtcgcgacgtcgccgccgccgccgccgctcatcccCGTCGGCCCGCTGATCGAGCTGGAGGGCGACGCCGCGGTGCGCGGCGACATGATCAGGGCAGCGGACGACTGCGTCGGGTGGCTGGACGAACACCCTCCGCGCTCCGTCGTGTACGCGTCGCTCGGCAGCGTCGTGGTGCTgtccgccggcgaggtggcggaGATGGCGCACGGGCTCGCCTCCACCGGCCGGCCGTTCCTCTGGGTGGTGCGGCCGGACAGCCGCGCGCTGCTGCCGGAGGggttcctcgacgccgtcgccggccgcggcaTGGTGGTGCCATGGAGCCCCCAGGAGCAAGTGCTCGTCCACCCCGCCGTGGCGTGCTTCCTCACGCACTGCGGCTGGAACTCGACGCTGGAgacggtcgccgccggcgtgccggTGGTGGCGTTCCCGCAGTGGGGGGACCAGTGCACCGACGCCATGTTCCTCGTCGACGAGCTCGGGATGGgcgtccgcctccgcgcgccgctgcggcgcggcgccgtgcgcgacgccgtcgacgccgccgtggcggGGCCCGACGCCGGCGCGATGCGGTCCAGCGCCGCAGCGTggagcgccgccgcgcgggcggccgtggcggccggcggctcgTCGGACCGCCACGTGGAGGCGTTCGTGGAGGAGGTGAAGGCGCGAGCGGCTAAGGCGTGA